The following proteins come from a genomic window of Pseudomonas putida:
- the rplQ gene encoding 50S ribosomal protein L17 codes for MRHRKSGRHLSRTSSHRKAMFQNMAVSLIEHELIKTTLPKAKELRRVAEPLITLAKEDSVANRRLAFDRTRSKSAVGKLFNDLGKRYATRQGGYLRILKCGFRAGDNAPMAYVELVDRPVGGAVEAAE; via the coding sequence ATGCGTCATCGTAAAAGTGGACGTCACCTGAGCCGTACCAGCTCTCACCGCAAAGCTATGTTCCAGAACATGGCTGTGTCGCTGATCGAGCACGAGCTGATCAAAACCACCCTGCCGAAAGCCAAGGAACTGCGCCGCGTTGCCGAGCCGCTGATCACCCTGGCCAAGGAAGACAGCGTTGCTAACCGCCGTCTGGCCTTCGACCGTACCCGTTCGAAGTCTGCTGTTGGCAAACTGTTCAACGATCTGGGCAAGCGTTACGCCACCCGTCAGGGCGGCTACCTGCGCATCCTGAAGTGCGGTTTCCGCGCTGGCGACAACGCGCCTATGGCGTACGTCGAGCTGGTTGATCGTCCGGTCGGTGGTGCTGTAGAAGCTGCCGAGTAA
- a CDS encoding TolC family outer membrane protein — protein sequence MLRKLSLAIAVSCASNGVAWAADVPMTVKTDLVSVYQEAVDNNADLAAARADYGARREVVPQARAGLLPNLSAGAEMMNTRTKLDEPSITSNRSGSAWSATLAQPVFRADRWFQLQAAEAVNEQAALELSATEQNLILQTAQSYFAVLRAQDNLAATKAEESAFKRQLDQSNERFDVGLSDKTDVLQSQASYDTARANRIIAERQVQDAFEALVTLTNREYTSIQGVVHTLPIQVPTPNDAKAWVETAGRQNLNLLATNYAVDAAEETLRQRKAGHAPTLDAVAKYQKGDNDSLGFTNPSQLGVRYSGDVEQTSIGLQLNIPIYSGGLTSSQVREAYQRLSQSEQQRESLRRQVVENTRNLHRAVNTDVEQVQARKQSIISNQSALEATEIGYQVGTRNIVDVLDAQRQLYTSVRDYNNSRYDYILDNLSLKQAAGTLSPQDLVDLKRYLKADYNPDKDFLPPDLAAAAAKNFERRP from the coding sequence ATGCTGCGCAAACTCTCACTGGCGATTGCCGTGTCTTGTGCGTCCAACGGAGTGGCCTGGGCAGCGGATGTGCCCATGACGGTTAAGACTGACCTGGTCAGCGTCTACCAGGAAGCGGTCGACAACAACGCCGATCTTGCCGCCGCTCGCGCCGATTATGGCGCGCGCCGCGAGGTGGTGCCCCAGGCCCGCGCCGGCCTGCTGCCCAACCTGTCGGCAGGTGCCGAAATGATGAACACCCGCACCAAGCTCGACGAACCCTCGATCACCTCCAACCGAAGCGGCAGCGCCTGGAGCGCCACCCTGGCGCAACCTGTCTTCCGTGCCGATCGCTGGTTCCAGTTGCAGGCCGCCGAAGCTGTCAATGAGCAGGCAGCGCTGGAGTTGTCCGCCACCGAACAGAATCTGATCCTGCAGACCGCGCAAAGCTATTTTGCCGTGCTGCGGGCCCAGGATAACCTTGCAGCCACCAAGGCCGAAGAATCGGCCTTCAAGCGCCAACTCGATCAGTCCAACGAACGTTTCGATGTCGGCCTGTCCGACAAGACCGACGTGCTGCAGTCCCAGGCCAGCTATGACACCGCCCGGGCCAACCGGATCATTGCCGAACGCCAGGTGCAGGATGCCTTCGAGGCCTTGGTGACCCTCACCAACCGCGAATACACGTCGATCCAGGGCGTTGTTCATACCTTGCCGATACAGGTGCCCACGCCCAACGATGCCAAGGCCTGGGTCGAGACTGCTGGGCGGCAGAACCTCAACCTGCTGGCAACCAACTACGCAGTCGATGCCGCCGAAGAAACCCTGCGCCAGCGCAAAGCCGGCCACGCCCCGACCCTGGATGCGGTAGCCAAGTACCAGAAAGGCGACAACGACAGCCTGGGCTTCACCAACCCTTCGCAGTTGGGCGTGCGCTATAGCGGTGACGTGGAGCAGACCAGCATCGGCCTGCAACTGAACATTCCAATCTACAGCGGCGGCCTGACCAGCTCGCAGGTACGCGAGGCATACCAGCGCCTTAGCCAGAGCGAGCAACAACGCGAGAGCCTGCGCCGCCAAGTGGTGGAGAACACGCGCAACCTGCATCGTGCCGTGAATACCGATGTGGAGCAGGTGCAAGCGCGCAAGCAGTCGATCATTTCCAACCAGAGCGCGCTGGAAGCTACCGAGATCGGTTATCAGGTCGGCACCCGCAATATCGTCGACGTGCTCGATGCCCAGCGCCAGCTGTACACCTCGGTTCGCGACTACAACAACAGCCGGTACGACTACATTCTCGACAACCTGAGCCTGAAGCAGGCGGCCGGCACCTTGAGCCCACAGGACCTGGTGGACCTCAAGCGATACCTGAAGGCGGACTACAACCCGGACAAGGACTTCCTGCCACCGGACCTGGCGGCGGCAGCGGCGAAGAACTTCGAACGCAGGCCTTGA
- a CDS encoding single-stranded DNA-binding protein — MARGVNKVILVGTCGQDPEVRYLPNGNAVTNLSLATSEQWTDKQSGQKVERTEWHRVSMFGKVAEIAGEYLRKGSQVYIEGKLQTREWEKDGIKRYTTEIIVDMQGTMQLLGGRPQNQQGGGDQYNQGGGNNYNQGGQQQQYNQAPPRQQAPRPQQAQQRPAPQQPAPQPAADFDSFDDDIPF; from the coding sequence ATGGCCCGTGGGGTTAACAAAGTCATTCTGGTCGGCACCTGTGGCCAGGATCCCGAAGTCCGCTACCTGCCCAACGGTAACGCCGTGACCAACCTGAGCCTGGCTACCAGCGAGCAGTGGACCGACAAGCAGTCGGGCCAAAAGGTCGAGCGTACCGAGTGGCACCGTGTGTCGATGTTCGGCAAGGTTGCTGAAATCGCTGGCGAATACCTGCGCAAGGGTTCGCAGGTGTACATCGAAGGCAAGCTGCAGACCCGCGAGTGGGAAAAAGACGGCATCAAGCGTTACACCACCGAAATCATCGTCGACATGCAGGGCACCATGCAGCTGCTCGGTGGCCGTCCGCAGAACCAGCAAGGTGGCGGCGACCAGTACAACCAGGGTGGTGGTAACAACTACAACCAGGGTGGCCAGCAGCAACAGTACAACCAGGCTCCACCGCGTCAGCAGGCCCCGCGCCCGCAACAGGCCCAGCAGCGCCCAGCGCCGCAACAGCCCGCGCCGCAGCCGGCTGCTGACTTTGACAGCTTTGATGACGATATTCCGTTCTGA
- the rpsD gene encoding 30S ribosomal protein S4 → MARYIGPKCKLSRREGTDLFLKSGVRALESKCNIEAAPGIHGQRRGRQSDYGTQLREKQKVRRIYGVLERQFRGYYQAAASKKGATGENLLQLLECRLDNVVYRMGFGSTRSESRQLVSHKAISVNGKTVNIPSYQVRPGDVVAVREKSSNQLRIVQALELCAQRGRVEWVDVDSAKKSGVFKNVPARGDLSADINENLIVELYSK, encoded by the coding sequence ATGGCACGTTACATTGGTCCAAAATGCAAACTGTCTCGTCGTGAAGGCACCGACCTGTTCCTGAAGAGCGGCGTTCGCGCTCTGGAATCGAAGTGCAACATCGAAGCAGCCCCAGGTATCCACGGCCAGCGCCGTGGCCGTCAGTCCGACTACGGTACCCAGCTGCGCGAGAAACAAAAAGTTCGTCGTATCTACGGTGTTCTGGAGCGTCAGTTCCGCGGTTACTACCAGGCTGCTGCCTCGAAAAAAGGCGCAACCGGTGAGAACCTGCTGCAACTGCTCGAGTGCCGTCTGGATAACGTCGTCTACCGTATGGGCTTCGGCTCGACTCGTTCCGAGTCCCGTCAGCTGGTTTCGCACAAAGCGATCAGCGTCAACGGTAAGACTGTAAACATTCCATCCTACCAAGTTCGTCCGGGTGACGTGGTCGCGGTTCGCGAGAAGTCGTCGAACCAGCTGCGCATTGTTCAAGCCCTTGAACTGTGCGCCCAGCGTGGCCGCGTTGAGTGGGTAGACGTAGATTCCGCTAAGAAGTCGGGCGTTTTCAAGAACGTTCCTGCTCGCGGCGACCTGTCTGCCGACATCAACGAAAACCTGATTGTCGAGCTCTACTCCAAGTAA
- a CDS encoding catalase yields the protein MSKILTTASGAPVADNQNSRSAGPRGPLLLDDFHLIEKLAHFNRENIPERRVHAKGSGAYGTFTVTQDITRYTKAKLFDTIGKQTETFLRFSTVGGERGSADTERDPRGFAVKFYTEEGNWDIVGNNTPVFFIRDPLKFPDFIHTQKRQPQTNLKDAQMMWDFWSHSPEALHQVTILFSDRGIPDGYRHMHGFGSHTYSLISAIGERTWVKWHFKTQQGIKNLTPADAARLAGTDPDYAQRDLFEAIERADYPRWTVCIQVMTEEEAASRDENPFDVTKTWSQKDYPLIEVGVLELNRNPLNYFAEVEQAAFGPSNMVPGVGLSPDRMLQGRVFAYADAHRYRVGTNHQQLPVNAPRCPVNSYQRDGSMALGSYGSAPNYEPNSYGDAPKQSPGHGEPALALKGAADRYDHREDNDYYSHAGALFRLMSDEQKALLISNIAGTMAGVTQDVIQRQLQYFFRADPAYGEGIAKALGVNLA from the coding sequence ATGAGCAAGATTCTCACCACCGCCAGCGGTGCACCCGTAGCTGACAATCAGAATTCCCGCTCTGCTGGCCCGCGCGGCCCGCTGTTGCTCGACGATTTCCACCTGATCGAGAAGCTCGCTCATTTCAATCGGGAGAACATCCCTGAGCGTCGTGTACACGCCAAGGGCTCGGGAGCCTACGGCACCTTTACTGTCACCCAGGACATCACTCGATATACCAAGGCCAAGCTGTTCGACACGATTGGTAAGCAGACTGAAACCTTCCTGCGCTTTTCCACCGTCGGTGGCGAGCGCGGTTCGGCAGACACCGAGCGTGATCCTCGTGGCTTTGCGGTAAAGTTTTACACCGAGGAAGGCAACTGGGACATCGTGGGTAACAACACCCCAGTTTTCTTCATCCGTGACCCGCTCAAGTTCCCGGACTTTATCCACACCCAGAAGCGCCAGCCGCAAACCAACCTGAAAGACGCCCAGATGATGTGGGACTTCTGGTCGCACTCGCCTGAGGCGCTGCACCAGGTCACCATTCTGTTCTCCGATCGCGGAATTCCGGATGGCTACCGTCACATGCACGGCTTCGGCAGCCACACCTACAGCCTGATCAGCGCTATTGGCGAGCGTACTTGGGTCAAATGGCACTTCAAGACCCAGCAAGGCATCAAGAACCTTACCCCCGCTGATGCTGCCCGCCTGGCCGGTACAGACCCTGACTACGCCCAACGCGACCTGTTCGAGGCGATCGAACGCGCAGACTACCCGCGTTGGACCGTGTGCATTCAGGTCATGACTGAAGAGGAGGCGGCCAGTCGCGACGAAAATCCGTTCGATGTGACCAAGACCTGGTCGCAGAAGGACTATCCGTTGATCGAGGTAGGTGTCCTGGAGCTCAATCGCAATCCGCTGAACTATTTCGCCGAAGTGGAGCAGGCAGCGTTTGGTCCGAGCAACATGGTGCCGGGGGTGGGGCTGTCGCCAGATCGCATGCTGCAGGGCCGCGTCTTCGCCTATGCCGATGCGCACCGTTACCGCGTGGGCACCAACCACCAGCAGTTGCCCGTCAACGCGCCACGCTGCCCGGTCAATAGTTACCAGCGTGATGGATCGATGGCTCTCGGTAGTTATGGCAGTGCGCCCAATTACGAGCCCAATAGCTATGGCGACGCGCCTAAGCAGTCGCCTGGCCATGGCGAACCTGCACTGGCTCTCAAGGGAGCGGCTGATCGCTACGATCACCGTGAGGACAACGACTACTACAGCCACGCCGGTGCACTGTTCCGTTTGATGAGCGATGAGCAAAAGGCACTGCTGATCAGCAACATCGCAGGAACAATGGCAGGCGTCACTCAAGATGTCATCCAACGTCAGTTGCAGTACTTCTTCAGGGCTGATCCAGCTTACGGTGAAGGCATCGCCAAGGCACTGGGCGTGAATCTCGCTTAA
- the uvrA gene encoding excinuclease ABC subunit UvrA, whose protein sequence is MDKILIRGARTHNLKNIDLTLPRDKLIVITGLSGSGKSSLAFDTLYAEGQRRYVESLSAYARQFLSMMEKPDVDTIEGLSPAISIEQKSTSHNPRSTVGTITEIYDYLRLLYARVGTPRCPDHDIPLEAQTISQMVDLVLERPEGSKLMLLAPVIRERKGEHLAVFDELRAQGFVRARVNGKLYELDELPKLDKQKKHSIDVVVDRFKVRADLQQRLAESFETALKLADGIALVAPMDDEEGEETIFSARFACPVCGHAISELEPKLFSFNNPAGACPTCDGLGVKQFFDIKRLVNSELTLAEGAIRGWDRRNVYYFQMLGSLAAHYGFSLEEPFGELSAEHQKVILQGSGKQSVDFKYLNDRGDIVKRSHPFEGIVPNLERRYRETESATVREELAKFLGTQPCPDCRGTRLRREARHVWVGEKTLPAVTNLPIGEASSYFGELTLAGRRGEIAAKILKEICERLQFLVNVGLDYLTLDRSADTLSGGEAQRIRLASQIGAGLVGVMYILDEPSIGLHQRDNDRLLATLNHLRDLGNTVIVVEHDEDAIRLADYVVDIGPGAGVHGGQIVAEGTPQEVMAHPDSLTGKYLSGRKKIAVPAKRTPRDKKLSLKLKGARGNNLQNVDLEIPIGLLTCVTGVSGSGKSTLINNTLYPLAATALNGASSLEAAPHSNMDGLQHLDKVVDIDQSPIGRTPRSNPATYTGIFTPIRELFSGVPESRSRGYGPGRFSFNVKGGRCEACQGDGLIKVEMHFLPDIYVPCDVCKSKRYNRETLEIKYKGKNIHEVLEMTIEDAREFFDAVPALARKLQTLMDVGLSYIKLGQSATTLSGGEAQRVKLSRELSKRDTGKTLYILDEPTTGLHFADIQQLLDVLHRLRDHGNTVVVIEHNLDVIKTADWLVDLGPEGGSKGGQIIASGTPEELAKMKQSYTGHYLKPLLERDRA, encoded by the coding sequence GTGGACAAGATCCTGATTCGTGGGGCACGTACCCACAACCTGAAGAACATCGACCTGACCCTGCCGCGGGACAAGCTGATCGTGATCACCGGTTTGTCCGGATCCGGGAAGTCTTCCCTGGCATTCGATACCTTGTACGCCGAGGGTCAGCGCCGCTATGTGGAATCGCTGTCGGCCTACGCCCGGCAATTCCTGTCGATGATGGAAAAACCTGACGTCGACACCATCGAAGGCCTGTCGCCAGCTATCTCAATCGAGCAGAAGTCGACTTCGCACAATCCGCGTTCGACGGTAGGTACCATCACCGAAATCTACGACTATCTACGCCTGCTTTATGCTCGCGTGGGTACTCCGCGCTGCCCGGACCACGACATTCCGCTGGAGGCGCAGACCATCAGCCAGATGGTCGACCTGGTCCTGGAGCGCCCGGAAGGCAGCAAGCTGATGCTGCTGGCACCGGTGATCCGTGAGCGCAAGGGCGAGCACCTGGCAGTGTTCGACGAACTGCGTGCCCAGGGCTTCGTTCGGGCCCGCGTCAACGGCAAGCTCTACGAACTCGACGAACTGCCCAAGCTGGACAAGCAGAAGAAGCACAGCATCGATGTAGTAGTGGACCGCTTCAAGGTCCGCGCCGACCTGCAACAACGCCTTGCCGAGTCATTCGAGACCGCACTCAAGCTGGCCGACGGCATCGCCCTGGTTGCACCGATGGACGATGAAGAAGGCGAAGAGACGATCTTCTCCGCCCGCTTCGCCTGCCCGGTCTGCGGCCATGCGATCAGCGAGCTGGAGCCCAAGCTGTTCTCCTTCAACAACCCGGCTGGCGCCTGCCCGACCTGCGATGGCCTGGGGGTGAAGCAATTTTTCGATATCAAGCGTCTGGTCAACAGCGAGCTGACACTGGCCGAGGGTGCTATCCGCGGCTGGGATCGGCGCAACGTCTATTACTTCCAGATGCTTGGCTCGCTGGCAGCGCATTACGGGTTCAGCCTGGAGGAGCCGTTCGGCGAGCTGTCGGCCGAACACCAGAAAGTGATCCTGCAAGGCAGCGGCAAGCAGAGCGTCGACTTCAAATACCTGAACGACCGTGGCGATATCGTCAAGCGTTCGCATCCGTTCGAAGGGATCGTGCCCAACCTCGAGCGGCGTTACCGCGAGACTGAGTCGGCCACGGTGCGTGAGGAGCTGGCCAAGTTTCTTGGCACCCAGCCCTGCCCCGACTGCCGCGGCACCCGCCTGCGCCGGGAAGCGCGTCATGTCTGGGTAGGCGAAAAAACCCTGCCAGCGGTGACCAACCTGCCTATCGGAGAAGCCAGCAGCTACTTCGGCGAGCTGACCTTGGCTGGGCGTCGTGGTGAAATTGCTGCAAAGATCCTCAAGGAAATCTGCGAACGCCTACAGTTTCTGGTCAACGTTGGCTTGGACTACCTCACCCTGGATCGCAGTGCCGACACCTTGTCCGGCGGCGAAGCGCAGCGGATCCGCCTTGCGAGCCAGATTGGTGCGGGGCTGGTCGGGGTGATGTATATCCTTGATGAACCGTCCATCGGTCTTCATCAACGCGACAACGACCGCCTGCTCGCCACCCTCAACCACCTGCGTGATCTGGGTAACACCGTGATCGTGGTCGAGCACGATGAAGACGCCATTCGCCTGGCCGACTACGTGGTGGACATCGGCCCAGGTGCCGGCGTACACGGTGGTCAGATCGTCGCCGAGGGCACGCCGCAAGAAGTCATGGCGCATCCCGACTCGCTGACCGGGAAGTACCTGTCTGGCCGCAAGAAAATCGCTGTCCCGGCCAAACGCACACCCCGCGACAAAAAGCTGTCCCTCAAGCTCAAGGGTGCGCGTGGCAACAACCTGCAGAACGTTGATCTGGAAATTCCGATCGGCCTGCTGACGTGCGTGACTGGCGTATCCGGCTCGGGCAAGTCGACGCTGATCAACAACACGCTGTACCCACTCGCCGCTACCGCCCTCAATGGTGCGAGCAGCCTTGAAGCCGCCCCGCACAGCAACATGGATGGCCTGCAGCACCTGGACAAGGTTGTCGATATCGACCAGAGCCCGATCGGCCGCACACCGCGTTCGAACCCGGCGACCTATACCGGCATCTTTACCCCGATTCGCGAGCTGTTTTCCGGCGTACCGGAATCGCGGTCGCGCGGCTACGGCCCAGGGCGTTTCTCATTCAACGTCAAGGGCGGGCGTTGCGAGGCGTGCCAAGGCGATGGGCTGATCAAGGTGGAAATGCACTTCCTGCCGGATATCTACGTGCCGTGCGACGTGTGCAAGAGCAAGCGCTACAACCGCGAAACCCTGGAGATCAAATACAAGGGCAAGAATATCCACGAGGTCCTGGAAATGACCATCGAGGATGCGCGCGAATTCTTCGATGCGGTGCCGGCACTGGCGCGCAAGCTGCAAACCCTGATGGATGTAGGCCTGTCTTACATCAAACTGGGGCAGTCGGCGACCACACTGTCGGGCGGTGAAGCGCAAAGGGTCAAGCTCTCACGCGAGCTGTCCAAGCGCGATACCGGCAAAACGCTGTACATCCTTGACGAGCCAACTACGGGCCTGCACTTCGCTGATATCCAGCAGTTGCTGGATGTTTTGCACCGCCTGCGCGACCACGGCAATACCGTGGTGGTTATCGAACACAACCTCGATGTGATCAAGACCGCGGACTGGTTGGTTGACCTGGGCCCGGAGGGTGGTTCAAAGGGTGGGCAAATTATTGCCAGCGGCACCCCGGAGGAGCTGGCCAAGATGAAGCAGTCATACACAGGACACTATCTCAAACCGCTTCTGGAGCGTGACCGGGCCTGA
- a CDS encoding MFS transporter, with translation MHDTHNERMSGSETRAAGGLALVFAFRMLGMFMVLPVLATYGMDLAGATPALIGLAIGAYGLTQAFFQIPFGMISDRIGRRPVIYLGLVIFALGSVLAAQADSIWGVIAGRILQGAGAISAAVMALLSDLTREQHRTKAMAMIGMSIGLSFAVAMVVGPLLTSAFGLSGLFLATAGLALVGILLVAFVVPNTHSTLQHRESGVARQALGPTLRHPDLLRLDTGIFILHAILMASFVALPLAFVERGGLPKEEHWWVYLTALFISFFAMVPFIIYGEKKRKMKRVLAGAVSVLLLVEVFFWQWADNLRGLVIGTVVFFTAFNLLEASLPSLVSKVSPAGGKGTAMGVYSTSQFLGAALGGILGGWLFQHGGLNTVFLGCAVLCAVWLVVALRMNEPPYVTSLRMPLTPEAVREAGLTERLMAVPGVTDAVVVAEEAAIYIKLDTKILDRATLERLVNPASSACEA, from the coding sequence ATGCACGACACCCACAACGAGCGCATGAGTGGCAGCGAAACGCGCGCCGCTGGCGGCCTGGCCCTGGTCTTTGCCTTTCGTATGCTGGGCATGTTCATGGTCTTGCCGGTGCTGGCCACTTACGGCATGGACCTGGCCGGCGCCACCCCCGCGCTGATCGGCCTGGCCATCGGTGCCTATGGGCTGACCCAGGCGTTTTTTCAGATCCCTTTCGGGATGATTTCCGACCGCATCGGGCGACGTCCGGTGATCTACCTGGGGCTGGTGATCTTCGCCTTGGGTAGTGTGCTGGCGGCTCAAGCCGACTCCATCTGGGGCGTGATTGCGGGGCGCATTCTGCAGGGCGCCGGGGCAATTTCTGCCGCAGTCATGGCGCTGCTGTCCGACCTGACCCGCGAGCAGCACCGTACCAAGGCCATGGCCATGATCGGCATGAGCATCGGATTGTCCTTCGCGGTGGCGATGGTCGTCGGCCCGCTTCTCACCAGCGCCTTCGGCCTGTCAGGATTGTTCCTCGCCACGGCAGGACTTGCCCTGGTCGGTATTTTGCTGGTCGCTTTCGTCGTGCCCAACACCCACAGCACTTTGCAGCACCGCGAGTCGGGTGTGGCGCGCCAGGCACTCGGCCCAACCCTGCGCCATCCGGACCTTCTGCGCCTGGACACCGGCATCTTCATCCTCCACGCGATCCTCATGGCGAGCTTCGTCGCGCTGCCTCTGGCCTTCGTCGAGCGCGGCGGCTTGCCTAAGGAAGAGCATTGGTGGGTATACCTGACCGCGCTGTTCATCTCATTTTTTGCAATGGTCCCGTTCATCATCTACGGCGAAAAAAAGCGCAAGATGAAACGCGTATTGGCCGGAGCGGTCAGTGTGTTGCTGCTGGTGGAGGTGTTCTTCTGGCAGTGGGCTGACAACTTGCGCGGACTGGTGATTGGCACCGTGGTATTCTTTACTGCATTCAACCTGCTGGAGGCATCGCTGCCGTCGCTGGTTAGCAAGGTGTCGCCTGCCGGCGGCAAGGGAACGGCGATGGGGGTGTATTCCACCAGCCAGTTCCTTGGCGCTGCGCTGGGTGGAATCCTTGGTGGCTGGCTGTTCCAGCACGGTGGGCTGAACACGGTGTTCCTCGGTTGCGCGGTGCTGTGTGCCGTATGGCTGGTGGTCGCGTTGCGCATGAACGAGCCGCCTTATGTGACCAGCCTGCGCATGCCACTGACGCCTGAGGCAGTCCGGGAAGCCGGCCTGACCGAGCGCCTGATGGCCGTGCCGGGTGTGACCGACGCCGTTGTGGTGGCAGAAGAAGCTGCCATCTATATCAAACTGGATACGAAAATTTTGGACCGTGCGACCCTCGAGCGTCTGGTGAACCCAGCCTCATCGGCGTGCGAAGCCTAG
- the bfr gene encoding bacterioferritin, giving the protein MQGHPDVINYLVTLLKGELAARDQYFIHSRMYEDWGLSKLYERINHEMEEETQHADALMRRILMLEGTPDMRADDLEVGSTVPEMIEADLKLEYKVRAALCKGIELCELHKDYISRDILRAQLADTEEDHTYWLEKQQGLIKAIGLENYLQSQM; this is encoded by the coding sequence ATGCAAGGTCACCCGGACGTAATCAATTATCTCGTCACGTTGCTGAAGGGCGAACTGGCCGCACGCGATCAGTACTTCATTCACTCGCGCATGTACGAAGACTGGGGCCTGTCCAAGCTCTACGAACGCATCAACCATGAGATGGAAGAGGAAACCCAGCACGCCGATGCGCTTATGCGGCGTATCCTCATGCTCGAAGGCACCCCCGATATGCGCGCGGATGATCTGGAAGTGGGCAGTACAGTGCCGGAAATGATCGAAGCGGACCTCAAGCTCGAGTACAAGGTTCGTGCGGCCCTGTGCAAGGGCATCGAGCTGTGCGAGCTTCACAAGGATTACATCAGTCGCGATATCCTGCGTGCCCAGCTGGCCGATACCGAAGAGGATCACACCTACTGGCTTGAGAAGCAGCAGGGCCTGATCAAGGCCATCGGTCTGGAAAACTACCTGCAGTCGCAGATGTAA
- a CDS encoding GlcG/HbpS family heme-binding protein, producing the protein MNTNYGRVTLFMFSLLLAAPSLAEALKPTPASAITAEAARIMAAAAERAARAQGFAIVISIVDNHGNLKHFHRMDGASSGSIKLAQLKASTSARFPLSSSSLAERSAALPANPYASLPGFTLLGGGLPILDANGEHIGGIGISGATPELDAQFAQAALDSGA; encoded by the coding sequence ATGAATACGAACTACGGCCGTGTCACACTCTTCATGTTTTCGCTGTTACTGGCAGCACCGTCGCTGGCTGAAGCTCTAAAACCCACACCAGCGTCAGCCATCACTGCCGAGGCTGCTCGAATAATGGCCGCTGCCGCGGAGCGAGCAGCCCGCGCTCAGGGGTTTGCCATCGTCATCAGCATTGTCGACAACCATGGCAACCTCAAGCACTTCCACCGTATGGACGGAGCCAGCAGCGGCAGCATAAAACTGGCACAACTCAAGGCATCGACCTCCGCCCGCTTCCCGCTTTCGTCCAGCTCTCTCGCAGAGCGAAGCGCTGCGCTGCCAGCAAACCCATACGCGTCACTGCCAGGTTTCACGCTGCTGGGTGGCGGCCTGCCGATCCTGGACGCGAACGGCGAACACATCGGTGGTATCGGTATCAGCGGCGCAACGCCTGAGCTGGACGCGCAATTTGCCCAAGCGGCGCTGGATAGCGGTGCCTGA
- a CDS encoding DNA-directed RNA polymerase subunit alpha yields the protein MQISVNEFLTPRHIDVQVVSPTRAKITLEPLERGFGHTLGNALRRILLSSMPGCAVVEAEIDGVLHEYSAIEGVQEDVIEILLNLKGLAIKLHGRDEVTLTLSKKGSGVVTAADIQLDHDVEIVNPDHVIANLASNGALNMKLTVARGRGYEPADSRQTDEDESRSIGRLQLDASFSPVRRIAYVVENARVEQRTNLDKLVIDLETNGTLDPEEAIRRAATILQQQLAAFVDLKGDSEPVVVEQEDEIDPILLRPVDDLELTVRSANCLKAENIYYIGDLIQRTEVELLKTPNLGKKSLTEIKDVLASRGLSLGMRLDNWPPASLKKDDKATA from the coding sequence ATGCAGATTTCGGTAAATGAGTTCCTGACTCCCCGCCATATTGATGTGCAGGTAGTCAGTCCGACCCGCGCCAAGATCACGCTCGAGCCTCTCGAGCGTGGCTTCGGCCATACCCTGGGCAACGCGCTGCGCCGCATCTTGTTGTCCTCCATGCCTGGCTGTGCAGTAGTCGAGGCCGAGATCGATGGCGTACTCCATGAGTACTCCGCGATCGAAGGTGTACAGGAAGACGTAATTGAAATCCTGTTGAACCTTAAAGGTCTGGCTATCAAACTGCACGGTCGTGACGAAGTTACGCTGACCTTGTCGAAAAAGGGTTCGGGGGTGGTTACCGCTGCCGATATTCAGCTGGATCACGATGTCGAGATCGTCAACCCCGATCACGTAATCGCGAACCTGGCGTCCAACGGCGCCCTGAACATGAAGCTCACTGTAGCTCGTGGTCGCGGTTACGAGCCGGCTGACTCCCGTCAAACCGACGAAGACGAAAGCCGTAGCATTGGCCGTCTGCAGCTGGACGCTTCGTTCAGCCCGGTGCGTCGTATCGCCTATGTGGTCGAGAACGCCCGTGTTGAACAGCGTACCAACCTGGACAAGCTGGTCATTGATCTGGAAACCAACGGCACCCTGGACCCTGAAGAGGCTATCCGCCGCGCTGCGACCATCCTGCAACAGCAGCTGGCCGCGTTCGTCGACCTCAAAGGTGACAGCGAGCCTGTCGTAGTCGAGCAGGAAGACGAGATCGATCCGATCCTGCTACGTCCGGTTGACGACCTGGAACTGACTGTACGTTCGGCCAACTGCCTCAAGGCGGAGAACATCTACTACATCGGCGACCTGATTCAGCGTACCGAAGTAGAGCTGTTGAAGACTCCTAACCTGGGCAAGAAGTCCCTGACTGAAATCAAGGACGTGCTGGCCTCTCGTGGTCTGTCTCTCGGCATGCGCCTCGACAACTGGCCGCCTGCAAGTCTTAAGAAAGACGACAAGGCGACCGCCTGA